One Nitrosopumilus piranensis genomic region harbors:
- a CDS encoding Lrp/AsnC ligand binding domain-containing protein, which produces MATAYVLINCELGSEEAIIQQLKGLEGVKEVHGTFGAYDILAKIESDTVEKLRETITWKIRKIEKIRSTLTLMGIEGQT; this is translated from the coding sequence ATGGCAACAGCTTATGTGTTAATCAACTGTGAACTAGGTTCTGAAGAAGCAATTATTCAACAACTAAAGGGCTTAGAAGGTGTTAAGGAAGTTCACGGAACTTTTGGTGCATATGATATTTTGGCCAAGATCGAGTCTGATACTGTTGAAAAACTTAGAGAAACAATTACTTGGAAGATCAGAAAAATTGAAAAGATTCGCTCAACACTAACCCTAATGGGTATTGAAGGCCAAACATAA
- the pheT gene encoding phenylalanine--tRNA ligase subunit beta: protein MPVVELSYSSLQKLIGKASKKQIADSLPFLGLDIESEDKDLVRIEYSPNRPDYSTDFGIALGMQGLLGIKTGAIKLKIKKSKQYAISVKSDVTKVRPFVTGIVAKNGKIDDKTIKQLMVMQEDLHFGIGRKRKKSSIGIHDLDKIQFPLVYATSDRKYKFTPLNSTKELSIDEILKTTEVGKDYGDLLANSSKMPLILDANKKTISFPPIINAAVTTVTTKTKNLFVEVTGINKADAEDMLSVVATILQSAGFSLESVQISGAKNSSPKLAERKMIVDPLLINQTLGLNLNNSKIVSSLKKSRLDATLKGKNIVCVIPAYRFDIFGPMDLVEEVALGYGIQNLEPTMSPSQTLGQTNPISLQLKSLSQTMIGLGYLEALNSSLTSKRVLYEMANREPQTIISVRDSKSQEHTILRDSILPGLLENLSKNIHESYPQKLFETGTVFSSGNPVSEERCFSGISAHQDANFTEIKSVLQSALKTGFDIEIKTKTTEHPSFEKGHCADVVINNKTIGVIGEINSKIIENYKIRVPVVGFEISLSESILKYL, encoded by the coding sequence ATGCCAGTAGTAGAATTATCTTATTCTAGTCTTCAAAAACTAATTGGCAAGGCATCAAAAAAACAGATTGCAGATTCATTGCCATTTTTAGGACTTGATATAGAGTCTGAAGACAAGGATCTAGTCCGAATTGAATACAGTCCAAACAGACCTGATTATTCCACTGACTTTGGAATTGCATTGGGAATGCAAGGACTGCTAGGAATCAAAACAGGTGCAATCAAACTCAAAATCAAAAAATCAAAACAATATGCCATTTCTGTAAAATCTGATGTTACCAAAGTAAGGCCATTTGTAACTGGAATCGTTGCAAAAAATGGAAAAATTGATGATAAAACCATCAAGCAACTCATGGTAATGCAAGAAGACCTGCATTTTGGAATTGGACGAAAAAGAAAAAAATCCTCAATTGGTATTCATGATTTAGATAAAATTCAGTTTCCTCTAGTCTATGCCACATCTGATAGAAAATACAAGTTTACTCCGCTAAACTCTACCAAAGAACTCTCCATTGATGAGATTCTCAAAACAACTGAGGTTGGAAAGGACTATGGAGATTTGCTTGCAAATTCTTCTAAGATGCCTTTGATACTTGATGCAAACAAGAAGACAATTTCTTTTCCTCCCATAATTAATGCTGCAGTAACTACTGTAACTACAAAAACCAAAAATCTGTTTGTTGAGGTTACCGGAATAAACAAAGCTGATGCAGAAGACATGTTATCTGTGGTTGCAACAATTTTGCAAAGCGCTGGATTCTCTTTGGAGTCAGTTCAAATCTCTGGTGCAAAAAACTCTTCTCCAAAACTTGCTGAACGAAAGATGATAGTTGATCCATTATTAATTAATCAAACACTTGGACTGAATCTAAATAATTCAAAGATTGTATCGTCTCTAAAAAAATCAAGACTTGATGCCACGCTCAAAGGCAAAAATATTGTTTGCGTCATCCCTGCATATCGTTTTGATATTTTTGGCCCAATGGATTTAGTTGAAGAAGTTGCTTTAGGCTATGGAATACAGAATCTTGAGCCTACAATGTCTCCTTCTCAAACACTTGGACAAACAAATCCAATCTCACTGCAACTAAAATCTCTTAGTCAAACTATGATTGGACTAGGATATCTTGAGGCACTGAACTCTAGTTTGACTAGCAAAAGAGTTCTTTATGAAATGGCAAACCGTGAACCACAAACCATCATCTCTGTTCGTGACTCTAAAAGCCAAGAGCATACAATATTGCGTGATTCAATTTTGCCTGGATTATTAGAGAATCTATCAAAGAACATTCACGAGTCATATCCTCAGAAACTATTTGAAACTGGAACAGTATTTTCTTCAGGCAATCCTGTCTCTGAAGAAAGGTGTTTCTCTGGAATTAGTGCACATCAGGATGCAAACTTTACTGAAATCAAGTCTGTTTTACAATCAGCATTAAAGACAGGATTTGATATAGAAATTAAAACCAAAACTACAGAACATCCTTCATTTGAAAAAGGTCATTGTGCCGATGTGGTAATTAACAATAAAACAATTGGTGTTATCGGTGAGATAAACTCCAAAATTATTGAAAATTACAAAATCCGCGTACCTGTAGTTGGTTTTGAGATATCATTATCTGAGTCTATTCTCAAATATCTTTAG
- a CDS encoding aconitate hydratase codes for MNSPHNVNIDSTPELVSGVYTKLKENIAKFRNVTGRPLTLTEKILSGHFNQIDDTNFTGGKDYVFLKPDRVALQDVTGQMVMLQFMQAELKQTALPTTVHCDHLIRAEVQGDVDMKVSLDENSEVFKFLQSASAKYGCGFWKPGAGIIHQVVLENYAFPGGLMIGTDSHTPNAGGLGMIAIGVGGLDAAETMAGLPWELLYPKRIGVKLTGKLTGWTAPKDIILKVAEELTVSGGTNAIVEYFGPGTKSISCTGKATITNMGAEIGATCSVFPYDERMETYLKYTNRSGIAELANQNKESLIADPEVESDPEKFFDRVIEINLSTLEPHIVGPHTPDLARSISELADDVKSNDYVDPISVALIGSCTNSSYEDMSRAASLAEQAKQKGIKAKIPLLVTPGSEQIRGTIERDGQMDSLKDIGATVLANACGPCIGQWNRPELDKDEQNTIVTTFNRNFPGRNDGHRSTLNFIGSPEMIIALSLGGKLSFNPLVDELTAADGTKFKLEPPKPAPEVPEEGFVRPEGIFVAPPENTDDVEVIIDPNSKRLQRLEPFSQWDGKDFEELPIMVKAKGKCTTDHISPAGAWLSLRGHLDNLSDNMLLGAVNAFNDEVGKGKNVLNNQLESFSQIARQYKEKQMRWVIIGDNNYGEGSSREHAAMTPRYLGCAAVITKSLARIHETNLKKQGLLALTFDNPDDYEKILEDDKISLVDLNGLQPGKQVKCIITHNDGNKEEIMLNHSYNQAQIEWFKAGSALNVLRNR; via the coding sequence ATGAATTCTCCGCATAATGTGAATATTGATTCTACTCCGGAACTTGTTTCAGGTGTTTATACAAAACTAAAAGAAAACATCGCAAAATTCCGAAACGTTACAGGACGACCACTAACACTTACTGAAAAAATCCTTTCTGGACATTTTAACCAAATTGATGATACAAATTTTACTGGTGGAAAAGATTACGTTTTTCTCAAACCCGACAGAGTTGCATTACAAGACGTAACAGGACAAATGGTAATGCTTCAATTTATGCAAGCAGAACTAAAACAAACAGCATTGCCAACTACTGTACACTGTGATCATCTGATTCGAGCTGAAGTTCAAGGCGATGTTGACATGAAAGTTTCACTTGATGAGAACAGCGAAGTCTTCAAATTTTTGCAATCAGCTTCTGCAAAATATGGATGTGGATTTTGGAAACCAGGTGCAGGTATCATTCATCAGGTAGTACTTGAGAATTATGCATTTCCTGGTGGATTAATGATTGGAACTGACTCTCATACTCCAAATGCTGGTGGTCTAGGAATGATTGCAATTGGTGTTGGTGGATTAGATGCAGCAGAAACAATGGCTGGGCTGCCTTGGGAATTACTATACCCAAAAAGAATTGGCGTTAAACTAACTGGTAAGCTAACCGGATGGACTGCTCCCAAAGATATCATTCTAAAGGTTGCAGAAGAGTTGACAGTATCTGGTGGAACCAATGCTATTGTTGAATACTTTGGTCCTGGAACAAAATCAATTAGCTGTACTGGCAAGGCCACAATCACTAACATGGGAGCAGAAATTGGTGCAACATGTTCAGTCTTCCCATACGATGAGAGAATGGAGACTTATCTAAAATATACAAACAGAAGTGGCATTGCAGAACTTGCAAATCAAAACAAGGAATCCTTAATAGCTGATCCTGAAGTAGAATCTGATCCTGAAAAATTCTTTGATAGAGTAATTGAGATTAATCTTTCAACACTAGAACCACACATTGTAGGACCCCACACTCCTGATTTAGCACGCTCCATCTCTGAGTTAGCCGATGATGTAAAATCAAATGATTATGTTGATCCAATTTCTGTTGCATTAATTGGTAGTTGTACAAATTCATCTTATGAAGACATGTCACGTGCTGCTAGTTTAGCAGAGCAAGCAAAACAAAAAGGAATCAAAGCAAAAATTCCGTTACTAGTTACTCCTGGTTCTGAACAAATCCGAGGAACAATAGAACGTGATGGACAGATGGATTCACTCAAAGACATTGGTGCAACAGTTTTGGCAAATGCATGTGGTCCTTGTATTGGTCAATGGAACAGACCTGAACTAGACAAAGATGAGCAAAACACTATCGTTACAACATTTAACAGAAATTTCCCTGGACGAAATGACGGACACCGCAGTACATTGAATTTCATTGGCAGTCCTGAAATGATTATTGCACTTTCTTTGGGCGGAAAACTCTCCTTTAATCCTCTTGTTGATGAACTAACTGCAGCTGATGGAACAAAGTTCAAGCTAGAGCCTCCAAAGCCTGCCCCTGAAGTTCCAGAAGAGGGATTCGTGAGACCTGAAGGAATCTTTGTTGCACCTCCAGAAAACACTGATGATGTTGAGGTAATCATTGATCCTAACAGCAAGAGACTGCAAAGACTAGAACCATTCTCACAATGGGATGGAAAAGACTTTGAAGAACTTCCAATCATGGTAAAGGCCAAAGGAAAATGTACAACTGATCATATCTCTCCTGCAGGTGCATGGCTATCCCTTCGAGGCCATTTGGATAATCTTAGTGATAATATGTTGCTTGGTGCAGTCAATGCATTTAATGACGAAGTAGGAAAAGGCAAGAATGTTTTGAATAATCAACTAGAATCATTTTCTCAAATCGCAAGACAATACAAAGAAAAACAGATGCGATGGGTAATCATTGGCGATAACAACTACGGTGAGGGAAGCAGCAGAGAACATGCAGCAATGACTCCACGTTATTTGGGATGCGCTGCAGTAATTACAAAAAGTCTTGCAAGAATTCATGAGACCAACTTGAAAAAGCAGGGATTGCTAGCATTGACATTTGATAACCCTGATGATTATGAAAAAATTCTAGAAGATGATAAAATCAGTCTAGTTGATTTGAATGGTTTGCAACCTGGCAAACAAGTCAAGTGTATCATTACACATAATGATGGTAACAAAGAAGAGATTATGCTGAATCACTCTTACAATCAAGCTCAGATTGAATGGTTCAAAGCTGGTTCTGCTCTTAATGTTTTGAGAAATAGATAG
- the pdxS gene encoding pyridoxal 5'-phosphate synthase lyase subunit PdxS, with product MLPLSGERKDAKGIISEKSESSDVIRGSSTLKRGFAHMLKNGVVMDVTTVEQAQIAEEAGAVSVMVLDKLPSDVRKAGGVARTASIRIIEDIMDSVTIPVMAKCRIGHVNEALVLQETDVDMIDESEVLTPADELRHIWKWDLTTPVVNGARSLAEALRRVEEGAAMIRTKGEPGTGNVAEAITHIKKVNDELRAIKSIYDSGDNQDLVRMSREFKVSYDIVEQTAKLGRLPVVNFAAGGIATPADAAYLMSLGCDGIFVGSGIFNANDAPERARAIVLATTFWDETDKVKEAQKMIDERQSMLGLDVKTLELRMQDRGGSA from the coding sequence ATGCTTCCATTATCTGGAGAACGTAAAGATGCAAAGGGAATAATTTCTGAAAAATCAGAATCATCTGATGTTATCCGTGGCTCTTCTACTCTAAAGCGTGGCTTTGCACATATGCTAAAAAACGGAGTTGTAATGGATGTCACAACTGTGGAGCAAGCACAGATAGCCGAAGAGGCAGGCGCAGTCTCTGTAATGGTATTAGACAAACTTCCATCTGATGTTAGAAAAGCAGGTGGTGTTGCAAGAACTGCAAGTATTAGAATTATTGAAGATATTATGGATTCAGTTACAATTCCTGTTATGGCAAAATGTAGAATTGGTCATGTCAATGAAGCACTTGTCTTGCAAGAGACTGATGTTGATATGATTGATGAATCAGAAGTATTAACTCCAGCTGATGAGCTTCGTCACATTTGGAAATGGGATTTGACAACACCAGTTGTAAATGGTGCACGATCACTTGCAGAAGCTTTGAGAAGAGTCGAAGAAGGAGCTGCAATGATTAGAACTAAAGGAGAACCAGGGACTGGTAATGTTGCAGAAGCTATCACTCACATTAAAAAAGTAAATGATGAACTACGAGCAATAAAATCAATTTATGATTCAGGTGACAATCAAGATTTAGTCCGAATGTCAAGAGAGTTCAAAGTATCTTATGATATTGTAGAGCAGACTGCAAAACTTGGTAGATTACCTGTTGTGAATTTTGCAGCAGGTGGAATTGCAACACCAGCTGATGCAGCATATTTGATGTCACTTGGTTGTGATGGAATCTTTGTTGGTTCTGGAATTTTTAATGCAAATGATGCACCAGAACGTGCAAGAGCAATAGTTTTGGCTACAACTTTCTGGGATGAGACTGACAAGGTCAAAGAAGCACAAAAGATGATTGATGAGCGACAATCAATGTTAGGATTAGATGTTAAGACCCTAGAATTACGTATGCAAGACAGAGGCGGTTCAGCATGA
- the pdxT gene encoding pyridoxal 5'-phosphate synthase glutaminase subunit PdxT, producing the protein MSAKIGILSVQGDVAENASSLIASIADLNEDATVHVVKTPEEISQMDGLVIPGGESTTIGQMSLVNGSQKIIKQKVESGMPVLGICAGMILLSNNASDKVVGKTEQPLFDFLDIELERNSFGRQRESFEANISMDSIGISNFNGVFIRAPAISSAGDVEVLAKFNEKIVAIKKGNIIGTSFHPELTEDLAVHKYFVNLVKDSKN; encoded by the coding sequence ATGAGTGCCAAAATCGGAATTTTATCTGTCCAAGGTGATGTTGCTGAAAATGCATCTTCTTTGATAGCTTCTATTGCTGACCTCAATGAAGATGCAACTGTTCATGTTGTAAAAACCCCTGAGGAGATATCTCAAATGGATGGACTAGTCATTCCTGGTGGTGAAAGTACCACAATTGGACAAATGTCTCTAGTAAATGGTTCTCAAAAAATAATCAAACAAAAGGTAGAATCAGGAATGCCAGTTTTAGGAATTTGTGCTGGAATGATACTATTATCTAACAATGCAAGTGACAAGGTTGTAGGAAAGACTGAGCAACCGCTATTTGATTTTCTAGACATTGAGCTTGAAAGAAATTCTTTTGGAAGACAGCGAGAATCATTTGAAGCTAACATCTCAATGGACTCTATTGGAATTTCAAACTTTAATGGTGTCTTTATTCGAGCACCTGCAATTTCTTCAGCTGGTGATGTTGAGGTACTTGCAAAGTTTAATGAGAAAATTGTTGCAATCAAAAAAGGAAATATCATTGGAACTTCTTTTCATCCAGAACTGACTGAGGATTTGGCAGTTCACAAGTATTTTGTAAATCTAGTTAAAGACTCTAAAAACTAA
- a CDS encoding EVE domain-containing protein, with translation MVNYWLAKQEPSGPRGYNFEQLKKDKTTVWDGVHNNLALKHMREMKSGDLVLFYHTGDERQAVGIMQVTSKPYSNPKEDVERFIVVDVKYKKALKRPVTLDEMKKNKKFKDWELIRISRLSVMPVPKPIWDEILKISQN, from the coding sequence ATGGTAAATTACTGGTTGGCAAAACAAGAACCAAGCGGACCTCGCGGTTATAATTTTGAGCAACTAAAAAAAGACAAGACAACTGTTTGGGATGGTGTCCATAACAACTTGGCATTAAAGCACATGAGGGAAATGAAATCCGGTGATCTTGTTTTGTTTTATCACACCGGTGATGAAAGACAAGCAGTTGGAATTATGCAAGTTACATCAAAACCATATTCGAATCCCAAAGAAGACGTTGAACGTTTTATTGTAGTTGATGTAAAATACAAAAAAGCACTAAAGCGTCCCGTTACACTTGATGAGATGAAGAAAAATAAAAAATTTAAAGACTGGGAACTGATTCGAATTTCTAGATTATCTGTCATGCCTGTTCCAAAGCCAATTTGGGATGAAATTTTAAAGATTTCTCAAAACTAA